Proteins found in one Paenibacillus borealis genomic segment:
- a CDS encoding AraC family transcriptional regulator translates to MNMNASGNLTGRLLQNLTVTVTHAQLTSRYPGWNRTNETPSFNRLYYIDSGEGKVIINGVAYYPRPGQLMIMPAGSTQTTDTSPNDPYTRYYCHFDAQIGEWPLFHSANKLYISDVPDPDAVRAIFTEMIDLFQDTGFLATLRTQASLLTLLALCLESGGYSNFLDDLTHTSDQGKLANVLTYIDQRLMRPLDVEELAELVHLHPNYFIPYFKKFIGVPPMQYVQLKRMELAKRQLSYTDFSISNIAEQVGMELAHFSKVFKKTTGVSPSAYRSSTK, encoded by the coding sequence ATGAATATGAATGCCAGCGGAAATCTGACCGGACGCCTGCTGCAGAATCTGACTGTTACGGTTACCCATGCCCAATTAACCAGCAGATACCCCGGATGGAACCGGACGAATGAGACACCTTCCTTCAACCGGCTGTACTATATTGATTCCGGCGAAGGCAAAGTGATCATCAACGGCGTGGCGTATTATCCCAGACCCGGGCAATTGATGATCATGCCGGCCGGCTCTACCCAGACCACGGATACCTCGCCTAATGATCCTTACACACGCTACTATTGCCATTTTGATGCGCAGATCGGGGAATGGCCGCTATTTCATTCTGCCAACAAGCTCTATATCAGCGATGTGCCGGATCCGGATGCAGTAAGGGCGATTTTTACGGAAATGATTGATTTGTTTCAGGATACCGGCTTTCTGGCCACTCTGCGGACTCAGGCATCGCTGCTCACCTTATTAGCGTTGTGCCTGGAATCCGGAGGCTACAGCAACTTCCTGGATGACCTGACGCATACCAGCGATCAGGGGAAGCTTGCGAATGTGCTGACTTACATTGACCAGCGTTTAATGCGCCCGCTTGATGTGGAAGAGCTGGCGGAGCTTGTCCATCTGCATCCGAACTATTTCATTCCCTATTTCAAGAAATTCATCGGCGTCCCCCCGATGCAATACGTTCAGCTGAAACGGATGGAGCTCGCCAAAAGGCAGCTCTCCTACACCGATTTCAGCATCTCCAATATCGCCGAGCAGGTCGGCATGGAACTGGCCCATTTCTCCAAGGTGTTCAAGAAGACTACCGGCGTTTCTCCTTCTGCTTACCGGAGCAGTACGAAGTAG
- a CDS encoding Gfo/Idh/MocA family protein — protein MEKVRFGIIGVGNMGRAHAHSLLNDIKGAELAAVCDSSPERLDWAEEHLPDNVQRFLSPEELFKSGTIDAVLIATPHYDHPPLAIEALGYGLHVLIEKPAGVYTKAVQEMNDAAAKSDRKFGIMYNQRTNPLYQKLRELIKSGELGEIRRTNWIITNWYRSQSYYDSGGWRATWGGEGGGVLLNQDPHQLDLWQWTTGMMPKRVRAFCHFGKYRNIEVEDDVTAYVEYENGATGLFITTTGEAPGTNRFEITGDNGKIVIEDGKLTFFRLRTPEPQFNAEYTGGFGSPECWKCEIPVAPGDGDQHKGIMRNFTNAILHDEPLLAPGEEGIHGLTLSNAMYLSAWTDNWVDLPIDSELFHEKLMVQVQNSTFQKTPVSQKALDVSGTH, from the coding sequence ATGGAGAAGGTACGATTTGGCATTATCGGAGTGGGCAATATGGGACGTGCGCATGCGCACAGTCTGCTGAATGATATTAAGGGGGCTGAGCTGGCTGCCGTTTGCGACAGCAGCCCGGAAAGGCTGGACTGGGCGGAAGAGCATCTGCCGGATAACGTGCAACGGTTCCTGTCGCCGGAAGAATTGTTCAAGTCCGGAACCATTGATGCTGTGCTGATTGCCACACCGCATTATGATCATCCGCCGCTGGCGATAGAGGCACTGGGTTACGGGCTGCATGTTCTGATAGAGAAGCCCGCAGGTGTGTATACCAAAGCTGTTCAGGAGATGAACGACGCTGCTGCGAAGTCTGACCGCAAGTTCGGCATTATGTACAACCAGCGGACGAACCCGCTCTACCAGAAGCTAAGAGAACTGATCAAGTCAGGGGAGCTAGGGGAGATCCGGCGTACGAACTGGATTATCACCAACTGGTACCGCTCTCAGAGCTACTATGACTCCGGCGGCTGGCGGGCGACATGGGGCGGAGAAGGCGGAGGTGTACTGCTTAACCAGGACCCGCATCAGCTGGATCTCTGGCAGTGGACGACGGGAATGATGCCTAAGCGGGTACGGGCTTTTTGCCACTTCGGGAAGTACCGCAACATAGAGGTTGAGGATGACGTGACTGCTTATGTGGAATACGAGAACGGCGCAACGGGGCTGTTCATCACCACTACAGGGGAGGCGCCGGGAACGAACCGGTTCGAGATTACAGGCGACAACGGTAAAATCGTAATCGAAGACGGGAAGCTGACGTTCTTCCGTTTGCGCACACCGGAGCCGCAATTCAACGCAGAATATACCGGAGGATTCGGATCACCCGAGTGCTGGAAATGCGAGATTCCGGTAGCACCAGGTGACGGGGATCAGCATAAAGGCATTATGCGTAATTTCACCAATGCCATTCTTCATGACGAGCCGCTTCTGGCGCCTGGTGAAGAGGGGATTCACGGATTGACTCTTTCCAATGCGATGTACCTGTCAGCGTGGACGGATAACTGGGTGGACCTGCCGATCGACAGCGAGCTGTTCCACGAGAAGCTGATGGTGCAGGTGCAGAATTCTACTTTTCAAAAGACGCCCGTCAGCCAGAAAGCGCTGGATGTATCGGGAACCCACTAG
- a CDS encoding sugar phosphate isomerase/epimerase family protein, which translates to MERSTIAAQMYTLREFTKTPEALRESLRKVSEIGYQAVQISGIGPMDPKLVKEYADEYGLKICATHVSWDRLVNDLDALAAEHKLWNCKYIGLGGLPGEYQTSQEGYRTFAKLASGIARTLKEQHGLQFVYHNHDFEFERFEDMTGMEILLQESDPEVFGFELDLYWVQAGGGDPVEWIHKVEGRMQAVHFKDMTVLSRKPVFAEIGQGNMNYGAIIEACRKTGVEWHIVEQDVCQRDPFESLEISLNYLHTKLEDEA; encoded by the coding sequence ATGGAACGTTCAACAATTGCTGCACAGATGTATACCCTACGCGAATTTACCAAGACTCCGGAAGCGTTAAGAGAAAGTCTGCGGAAGGTGAGCGAAATCGGCTACCAGGCAGTACAAATCTCGGGGATTGGCCCGATGGACCCTAAGCTGGTGAAGGAGTATGCGGATGAATACGGTTTGAAAATTTGTGCTACACATGTTTCCTGGGACCGGCTGGTGAATGATCTGGATGCGCTCGCTGCTGAACATAAGCTGTGGAACTGCAAGTACATCGGCCTTGGCGGACTGCCGGGCGAATATCAGACCAGCCAGGAAGGCTACCGTACCTTTGCCAAGCTGGCCTCCGGTATTGCGCGTACCCTGAAGGAGCAGCATGGCCTGCAATTTGTCTATCACAATCATGATTTTGAATTTGAACGTTTTGAAGATATGACCGGTATGGAAATCCTGCTGCAGGAAAGTGATCCCGAGGTGTTTGGCTTTGAGCTGGATCTGTACTGGGTTCAGGCAGGCGGCGGCGATCCTGTAGAGTGGATTCATAAAGTGGAAGGCAGAATGCAGGCCGTGCATTTCAAAGATATGACGGTTCTGTCGCGTAAACCGGTATTCGCCGAAATCGGCCAGGGGAATATGAATTACGGAGCAATTATCGAAGCCTGCCGCAAGACTGGAGTGGAGTGGCATATCGTGGAGCAGGATGTGTGCCAGCGTGATCCGTTTGAGAGCCTCGAGATCAGTCTGAACTATCTGCACACCAAGCTGGAGGATGAGGCATGA
- a CDS encoding Gfo/Idh/MocA family protein, with the protein MSRKDGMMYAPVHEAKPVVGPGEFVIAALALDHGHIYGMCNGLVEAGAQLKWVYDPDPEKVKVFLNTYPGVRAARSAEEILEDPEVRLVAAAAIPSERGPLGLRVMAHGKDYFTDKTPFTSLDQLAAARIQAEQTKQKYMTYFSERLHVESAVYAGQLVQKGAIGRVLQVIGMGPHRLNAPSRPDWFFQRDKYGGILCDIGSHQIEQFLFYAGCRDAKILHSKVANYNNTAYPELEDFGDATLVGDNGATQYFRVDWFTPEGLGTWGDGRTIIMGTEGYIELRKYSDIGRSSTPDHVYYVDREGEHYEHVAGRIGFPFFGELIMDCLQRTENAMTQEHAFKAAELCLEAQRQALNLTPDTLK; encoded by the coding sequence ATGAGCCGCAAGGATGGAATGATGTATGCACCGGTACATGAAGCCAAGCCTGTGGTGGGGCCGGGTGAATTCGTAATTGCCGCACTAGCGCTGGACCATGGGCATATTTACGGGATGTGCAACGGGCTTGTGGAAGCAGGAGCCCAGCTGAAATGGGTATACGATCCTGACCCGGAGAAGGTAAAAGTGTTCCTGAACACATACCCCGGCGTCCGGGCCGCACGTTCGGCTGAAGAGATTCTTGAAGATCCTGAAGTCCGGCTCGTAGCGGCAGCGGCTATTCCTTCAGAACGGGGACCGCTGGGTCTGCGCGTCATGGCACACGGGAAGGATTATTTCACGGACAAAACACCGTTCACCTCGCTGGATCAGCTGGCAGCAGCACGGATTCAGGCGGAACAGACGAAGCAGAAATACATGACCTATTTCAGTGAAAGACTGCATGTGGAGAGCGCAGTGTATGCCGGCCAGCTGGTGCAAAAGGGTGCAATCGGCCGTGTACTCCAGGTAATTGGAATGGGACCACACCGGTTAAATGCTCCGAGCCGGCCGGACTGGTTCTTCCAGCGCGATAAATACGGCGGCATTCTCTGCGATATTGGCAGCCATCAGATTGAACAATTCCTCTTCTACGCCGGCTGCCGCGATGCCAAGATATTGCACAGCAAGGTAGCCAACTATAACAATACGGCATACCCGGAGCTGGAGGATTTCGGTGATGCCACGCTGGTTGGCGATAACGGGGCGACCCAATATTTCCGCGTGGACTGGTTCACTCCGGAAGGATTAGGGACCTGGGGCGATGGCCGGACGATTATTATGGGCACCGAAGGATATATCGAACTGCGCAAATACAGCGATATTGGCCGCTCCAGCACGCCTGACCATGTCTACTATGTGGATCGTGAGGGGGAACATTATGAGCATGTGGCCGGCCGGATCGGCTTCCCGTTCTTCGGTGAGCTGATCATGGACTGCCTGCAGCGTACAGAAAATGCCATGACCCAGGAGCATGCCTTTAAAGCGGCCGAACTATGCCTGGAGGCGCAGCGTCAAGCGCTCAATCTGACCCCGGATACTCTCAAATAG
- a CDS encoding Gfo/Idh/MocA family protein, protein MNPIGAAIIGCGAIAPLHARAIASIDDARLLAVVDSDPVQAAQSAQNYGCEALTDYKELLERADIGIVHLCTPHHLHAGMAVELLKAGKHVLTEKPVALDVPSARLMQAAADQAAGQLGVVFQNRYNDPSVRIKEMIDSGDLGALICMKGVVTWTRSDDYYKNSSWRGRWATEGGGVLINQTIHTLDLLQWFGGEISFVKGSVTTDVLNEVIEVEDSAHACISFKNNVRGLFYGTNAYVVNSPVELELVFEQGTLLQRRDSLYLWKDGQETLLSEPATGSTGGKSYWGTGHSRLIHDFYAHICDGRKFWIDAAEGIKALELIEGIYKSSAGRTGLTAGQYV, encoded by the coding sequence ATGAATCCAATTGGAGCAGCGATTATCGGCTGCGGTGCGATTGCTCCGCTGCATGCCAGGGCCATTGCTTCTATAGATGATGCGCGGCTGCTGGCCGTGGTGGACAGTGATCCCGTTCAGGCGGCACAATCTGCTCAAAATTATGGGTGCGAAGCTTTGACGGATTATAAGGAGCTTCTGGAGCGGGCGGATATCGGTATTGTCCATTTGTGCACGCCTCATCATCTGCATGCCGGGATGGCGGTGGAACTGCTGAAGGCCGGCAAACATGTGTTAACCGAGAAGCCGGTGGCGCTGGATGTACCTTCGGCCCGGTTAATGCAGGCAGCTGCGGATCAAGCGGCGGGACAGCTCGGCGTAGTCTTCCAGAACCGCTACAATGACCCTTCGGTACGGATCAAGGAAATGATAGATTCCGGTGATCTGGGAGCCCTCATTTGTATGAAAGGGGTGGTTACCTGGACCCGGAGCGACGATTATTACAAGAATAGCAGCTGGAGAGGACGCTGGGCCACTGAAGGCGGAGGTGTGCTGATTAACCAGACTATTCATACCCTCGATCTGCTGCAATGGTTCGGCGGAGAAATCTCTTTCGTGAAGGGCAGTGTGACGACCGATGTGCTGAATGAAGTCATTGAAGTGGAGGACAGTGCACATGCCTGCATCAGCTTCAAGAATAATGTGCGCGGACTCTTCTACGGTACCAATGCTTATGTAGTGAATTCTCCGGTTGAGCTGGAGTTGGTCTTCGAGCAGGGAACGCTGCTGCAGCGCCGGGATAGCCTCTATCTCTGGAAGGATGGCCAGGAAACGCTGCTCAGTGAACCGGCAACCGGCAGCACCGGAGGTAAATCGTATTGGGGCACCGGACATTCCCGGTTAATTCATGATTTCTATGCCCACATCTGTGACGGCCGTAAGTTCTGGATTGACGCTGCAGAGGGCATTAAGGCGCTGGAGCTGATCGAAGGAATCTACAAGTCCTCGGCGGGCAGAACTGGGCTGACGGCAGGACAGTATGTGTAG
- a CDS encoding TetR/AcrR family transcriptional regulator, with translation MTANAILQAACAQFAGKGFEGASLAGIAQEVGIKKQSIATYFPKKEDLFMAAFHEMARHYYEFLEQLYGELIVAPVETKLREIVHKNYYYRVDHPVLTAFYKMAVQFPPPFFQDLLEEQIAVMEQRSAVLYKAIFEEGMSTGVIRQQQTDSLLSAYYCLLDGIAMQMFFYKQEEFEQRLEDIWGIFWAGIKQS, from the coding sequence ATGACTGCTAACGCGATTCTGCAGGCTGCATGTGCACAATTTGCCGGAAAGGGCTTTGAAGGAGCTTCGTTGGCCGGGATTGCCCAGGAGGTAGGGATTAAGAAGCAATCCATTGCCACCTATTTTCCCAAAAAAGAGGATTTGTTCATGGCCGCATTTCACGAAATGGCCCGGCATTATTACGAGTTTCTTGAACAGCTATACGGGGAACTTATTGTTGCTCCGGTGGAGACGAAGCTGCGCGAGATTGTGCATAAGAACTACTATTACAGAGTGGATCACCCCGTGCTGACTGCTTTCTACAAAATGGCTGTGCAATTTCCGCCTCCGTTCTTCCAAGACTTGCTGGAGGAGCAGATTGCGGTGATGGAGCAGCGTTCCGCTGTTTTGTACAAGGCGATTTTTGAGGAGGGTATGAGCACGGGAGTCATACGGCAGCAGCAGACAGACAGCCTGCTCTCGGCTTATTATTGTTTGCTGGACGGGATCGCCATGCAGATGTTTTTTTATAAGCAGGAGGAATTTGAACAGCGCCTGGAGGATATCTGGGGGATTTTCTGGGCGGGCATTAAGCAATCCTAA
- a CDS encoding GNAT family N-acetyltransferase produces MYVDKVTNEAGLQEAFRIRREVFVEEQGVPLADEFDQYESQAEHILVFHEDEKAAVGTARLRAVDGWAKLERICLLAPYRRSGLGSVIISTLESIAAEQGLRQAKLHGQKQAEGFYQKLGYETSSPVFMEDGIPHVIMVKSLQV; encoded by the coding sequence ATGTATGTAGATAAGGTTACGAATGAAGCAGGATTACAAGAGGCCTTCCGGATCAGACGGGAAGTGTTTGTAGAGGAGCAGGGCGTACCGCTGGCTGATGAGTTTGATCAATATGAGAGTCAGGCTGAGCATATCTTGGTGTTTCACGAGGATGAGAAGGCTGCCGTAGGGACAGCCAGACTGAGAGCTGTGGACGGATGGGCCAAGCTGGAGCGGATCTGTCTGCTGGCCCCATACCGCCGAAGCGGGCTAGGATCCGTAATTATCAGCACACTGGAGAGTATAGCTGCTGAGCAGGGACTCCGGCAAGCCAAGCTGCATGGACAGAAGCAGGCCGAAGGCTTTTACCAGAAGCTGGGGTATGAGACTTCCTCACCTGTCTTTATGGAAGATGGAATCCCCCACGTCATTATGGTCAAGAGCTTGCAGGTCTAA
- the msrA gene encoding peptide-methionine (S)-S-oxide reductase MsrA, protein MEQAMFAGGCFWCMVTPFEELPGIQGIVSGYAGGTVENPTYEQVKTGTTGHYEVVQITFDPALFPYERLLELFWPQIDPTDDGGQFQDRGTQYRTAVFYYNEEQRLAALASREQVAASGRFELPVVTEILPAPHFYPAEDYHQDYHKKNPKHYKEDREQSGRDTFISQHW, encoded by the coding sequence ATGGAACAGGCAATGTTTGCCGGAGGCTGCTTCTGGTGCATGGTTACACCGTTTGAAGAGCTTCCCGGAATTCAGGGAATCGTATCGGGGTACGCCGGAGGCACGGTAGAGAATCCTACATACGAACAGGTCAAGACAGGGACAACCGGTCACTATGAGGTGGTGCAGATTACGTTTGATCCGGCACTTTTCCCCTACGAGAGACTGCTGGAGCTGTTCTGGCCGCAGATTGATCCGACGGATGACGGCGGACAGTTTCAGGATCGCGGAACACAGTACCGGACAGCGGTATTCTACTATAATGAAGAGCAGCGGCTGGCGGCTCTGGCTTCCCGGGAGCAAGTGGCGGCCAGCGGCAGATTTGAGCTTCCTGTGGTGACGGAGATTCTGCCTGCACCTCATTTTTATCCGGCTGAGGACTATCATCAGGACTATCACAAGAAGAATCCGAAGCACTATAAAGAGGACCGTGAGCAATCCGGACGGGATACATTTATTTCGCAGCACTGGTAA
- a CDS encoding glycoside hydrolase family 64 protein, whose amino-acid sequence MPKKWLMSMLAFVLLLSCLPFFGSKAAAADYTQGVDLSGTTATIWFKSTVSTSWVDVHYKVNSGTQLNYRTTYNSSKARYEQVVTGVASGTVLTYFFTYNNGTPAYDTGWFTYTAGTAPTTPPGGSSASIYSIAASSIPTPPGGSVSVKVMNGTGGAYPDNQIYWGVIGINPANGKWSYLDLSGNLLPISNALNDASGHLTKNGVNYANIYHTVSQASWVTMPKITSGRMFLSVGTPLYIKTYDDGFAGPDIDNPTDPNRNLYFDFVEFTVDATGYHGNTTRVDAFGFPIQHRLVGLSGGYDKTVGELESETRAGIFSKYQNEVPSAFKSLATDQAPYRIIAPVHGSFKAGGANSNYFAGYSSYSTQDILRNDGSLIDAATSAAINRHVYTSGNWNNVADYYKAAPANYYAKFWHDHSISGLAYGFPYDDVNGQAAYLEVGDPKGLIIRVAW is encoded by the coding sequence ATGCCTAAAAAATGGCTAATGTCCATGCTTGCGTTCGTGCTTCTGCTCTCTTGCCTGCCTTTCTTTGGTTCCAAAGCAGCCGCCGCTGATTATACGCAGGGAGTAGATTTGTCAGGAACTACTGCGACAATCTGGTTCAAATCTACGGTAAGCACCAGTTGGGTCGACGTACATTACAAGGTCAATTCCGGAACGCAGCTGAACTACCGTACAACCTACAACAGCAGCAAAGCCCGCTATGAGCAGGTGGTCACAGGCGTTGCAAGCGGAACTGTTCTCACCTATTTCTTCACGTACAACAACGGAACGCCGGCATATGATACCGGTTGGTTTACTTATACTGCCGGAACGGCGCCGACTACCCCGCCTGGGGGTTCCTCTGCTTCGATCTATTCCATAGCCGCGTCTTCCATTCCCACCCCGCCGGGAGGTTCAGTGTCGGTGAAGGTCATGAACGGAACGGGCGGGGCCTATCCGGACAACCAGATATATTGGGGAGTCATCGGCATCAATCCGGCCAACGGCAAATGGAGTTATCTGGATCTGAGCGGCAATCTGCTGCCAATCTCTAATGCGCTGAATGATGCCTCCGGCCATCTGACCAAAAACGGCGTGAATTACGCGAATATCTACCATACCGTAAGTCAGGCTTCCTGGGTAACGATGCCCAAAATCACCTCCGGCCGCATGTTCCTCAGCGTAGGCACGCCGCTGTACATCAAGACTTATGATGACGGCTTTGCCGGACCGGATATTGATAATCCTACTGACCCTAACCGTAATCTCTATTTCGATTTCGTTGAATTCACAGTGGATGCTACAGGCTATCACGGCAACACGACACGCGTAGATGCCTTCGGCTTCCCGATCCAGCACCGGCTGGTAGGCTTGTCGGGCGGCTATGATAAGACCGTAGGCGAGCTGGAATCGGAGACACGCGCCGGAATCTTCAGTAAATATCAGAATGAAGTGCCGTCCGCCTTCAAATCACTTGCTACGGATCAGGCGCCTTACCGGATTATCGCTCCTGTCCATGGATCGTTTAAAGCAGGCGGGGCCAATAGCAATTATTTCGCAGGTTATTCCAGCTACAGCACCCAGGATATTCTCCGCAATGACGGCTCGCTTATTGATGCAGCCACCAGCGCTGCCATTAACCGCCATGTCTACACCTCCGGCAACTGGAACAATGTCGCGGACTATTACAAAGCGGCTCCAGCCAACTATTACGCGAAATTCTGGCATGACCACAGCATCAGCGGACTGGCTTACGGCTTCCCTTATGATGATGTCAACGGCCAGGCCGCTTATCTTGAAGTCGGCGATCCTAAGGGCCTGATTATCCGCGTGGCCTGGTAA
- a CDS encoding cell wall-binding repeat-containing protein: MMKKRLLTATFILLLGATLAGCSLGADNKEESAAATAQTTVSMPWIATKNTTRINTSDPVQAAVLVSQTLWTAETKSNRPSSVVLTSVDNWQIAAVSTDLIHHPSNGPVLFFTKDGVPDATLAELKRLKPLGADSNDGIQIVIVGPSPESVGTQLSPLNLKVDKIEGNEPAAVAGAIDTYYAKVSGELPQSVIIGSMDSPEYTLPAVNWIAHMPEPLLYVAKSDIPAATADALKERGGNAAIYVLGPESVISTDVEEQLKQYGTVTRIAGEDPYENAIAFAKFKDTVNGFGWGITAPGHNLSLLTTDSAMLAIAAAPFSHLGKHAPLVFTGKDGLPDSLMNYTMELQPKFKDSPAEGPYNHAWLTGDTATINAAAQSEIDDMLEISSASGDNPHSGH; encoded by the coding sequence ATGATGAAGAAAAGACTGCTGACGGCTACCTTTATCCTGCTGCTTGGAGCTACACTTGCGGGCTGCAGCCTGGGTGCGGATAACAAGGAAGAATCAGCCGCGGCAACTGCACAAACAACGGTATCCATGCCCTGGATTGCGACCAAAAATACAACCCGGATCAATACCTCTGACCCTGTTCAGGCGGCTGTGCTGGTCTCACAGACCTTATGGACTGCTGAAACCAAGAGTAACCGGCCATCGTCTGTAGTCCTGACCAGTGTGGATAACTGGCAGATTGCGGCGGTAAGCACGGACCTGATCCACCATCCGAGCAACGGGCCGGTGCTCTTTTTCACCAAAGACGGTGTGCCGGATGCAACTCTGGCTGAGCTGAAGCGGCTGAAGCCGCTTGGTGCGGACAGCAATGACGGTATTCAGATTGTAATTGTAGGGCCATCTCCGGAAAGCGTCGGGACGCAGCTCAGTCCGCTTAATCTGAAGGTGGACAAGATTGAAGGAAATGAACCTGCAGCTGTGGCTGGCGCTATCGATACTTACTATGCCAAAGTGTCGGGTGAGCTGCCGCAGAGTGTAATTATCGGCTCCATGGACAGTCCTGAATATACTCTGCCGGCTGTCAACTGGATTGCCCATATGCCGGAGCCTTTATTATATGTGGCAAAAAGCGATATCCCGGCTGCGACAGCAGATGCCCTCAAGGAACGCGGCGGCAATGCGGCTATTTATGTTCTCGGTCCCGAATCCGTCATTTCAACGGATGTGGAGGAACAGCTTAAGCAATATGGAACGGTTACGCGCATAGCGGGGGAAGATCCTTACGAGAATGCCATTGCCTTTGCCAAATTCAAGGATACGGTGAACGGATTCGGCTGGGGAATCACTGCTCCCGGACATAACCTGTCCTTGTTGACTACGGATTCTGCGATGCTGGCGATTGCTGCTGCACCCTTCTCCCATCTGGGCAAACACGCGCCGCTGGTCTTCACCGGTAAGGACGGATTGCCGGATTCCCTAATGAACTATACGATGGAGCTGCAGCCGAAATTCAAGGATTCACCGGCGGAAGGCCCGTATAATCACGCTTGGTTAACGGGTGATACGGCAACGATTAACGCCGCAGCGCAGAGTGAGATCGATGACATGCTGGAGATTTCCTCCGCCTCCGGTGATAATCCGCACTCAGGGCATTAG